GACTACCAAGCAAGTGAACTGACCGGGGGATACGCACGTTTTACCGCCGCCGATACCGCAAGCCCAAGTGCGAAACCTACTGCACTCTGCGCGATATTTCCAGGGATTTCAGCTGCAGCAACACTCACTGTGCTGATAAACAGGGCAGACAGTGCAAAATACCCAAGGGATACTGTTGCGATACAAACGAAGGCTGCGAGGGCTTTTCTTCCCAAGGATACAGCACATCTCCCTTCTTCTGGACGATCAAGGCAACCAGAAGCCCTTCCACTCCATGGACAACAAAGCTAATAGGCGCCCATTGTGCATACCCACTGATCAGATCAGCAAGTGCCGTCCCAAGCCCTGCTGCAATGAACGCTGACCAGGGACCAAAGGTAAAGGCGATGAAGCAGATAGCTACATCACAGAGATTCAAGTACCCTTTTGCCGTGGGAATACGCACAACCATCGTAAAAACCACTACCACTGCGGTCAGCACCGACACCATGGCAACTTTCAAAGCATTCCTATTTCCCTGCATATACGGCCTCCTAGAAAAATATATTCGCAAACCAAAACGCCACTGGAATAATACAAGAGAGGAGAAAATGGGTACATACATGATGATAAGCATCAAGGCTATGGTAACTGGTACGTCGCTCATCTCTCCCAAATCCACGCATCTCCAGACTCATAGCAAGGTTCGGGATGGATTTGAGCGCAACCACCAGGGCACTGGTAAGGGTCGGAACCAAATCCTTGAGTCGTTGGCCGAATTTTCTCTTTTTCTCATCCTCAGCCTCGCGTAGGCGATGAGACTCAGATATCTGGCTGAAGCTATCCGCAATGAACGGAATATAGGTGAAGGCAAGCGTCACCACCAAGCTGGCCTTATAGGGAAGATGATACCACCTCAGGGCAAGCATAACCTCATGCATAACCGTGGTGGCAAACAGCAGAGTGCACACGTAGGTGATACCGATAAAACGACTCATCAACCTCAAGGCTTGTTCCAAACCTTCAGTCGTGATCACGGTAAAACCTCCAATGGAGAGCAGTGGAGATCCATCCCGTACATTGAATGGCATGAAAAGTACCATAAAGAGCAGCATCGGTGAGATGGAAACGAAGGTTCTCCATGCATGGTGCCAACCTGCATTGAAAGAGCCGGACAGAACAACCAACCCGACCACAATGGAGAGATGGAGCAGGGAGACAGGGAGAAAGAACCAGATACACATGAGAAGCATCAACAGGATTTTAGCACGTGGGTCAAATCGGTAGAGCCAACCCGTTCCTGCAATATACGTATTGGTCGTCATACTGCGCTCAGCCTCCCATCCTCAATCGTATAGGAACGTTGAGCTACCTTGTCGGCAAATTGCCGGTCATGGGTGATGAGTAGGATTCCTGCCCCATTATGTCGTAAGTGGGCAATGATGGAAAGCGCACTCTGATAGGTCAAGGCACTGTCGAGTTCATCTAGAATATAGAAGGGACGGTCAAGAAGATAGTACACTGCTGCCTGGAGTGCTTTACGTAGTGGATAGCTCATGGTAGTGGGGGTATCATCAAGATCGAGGGAGAACAGTTCAGCACAAGCAGCTACCTGCTTCTCTATTTCCTTTCTGGACAGGTCAGAGCGACGCTTAAGAGACCAGGAAAGCTCTTCTGCTACCGTAGGAAGGAAGATTTGCAGGTCAGGACTCTGGAATAAGTACCCTACCCGTTTGGAAAGTTGCTTTCCCTCATATTGTTTTCCATCAATGGTAATCTGCCCACCTAGGGGAGCATCCAAACCACAGAGCAAGCGACTGAACGAACTCTTGCCGCTACCGTTAGGTCCAACAAGGGTTACCAACTCTCCACTTTGCAGTTGGAATTGGGGTACTTCCAATGTAAAATGTTCACTTTCTGCAGTACTCACCCTGCTACGCTCGGCTTGGAGAGACTGGCAAGAGAGCATTCTTCTTTGGGCAGGCAATTCGTGCTCTCTTTCCAGAGGGCTGGGAAGATCATCACCACAAAGATGAGCAAAGCGAGGAAGCAAGGTGTTTGTCTCACCTTTTACAACAACTCCCTCATCGAGTAAGAGCACCTGGTCAAAGAGGTCATCGAACTCACCGAGATACCGGCTCGCAAGCACCAGTACCGTTTTACCACTTGTTGCTATCAAGTCTTTGAGTTGGTCTCTCCAATGTTGATCCAGATCATCAAAGGCTTCATCCAGCAACCAGAAAGAGGCATCAATTGCCTGCATCGTGGCGAGGAGTACCCTTTTGCGTTCCCCCCCACTGAGTTCCTGCTCACTACTGGTTCTCAAATCCTGAAGCCCCCAGTGTGTTATTGCTTCCTCGATCCGCGCCTTCATGGTTGCTCTATCCATGCCCATAGACTCAAGAGGAAATGCAATCTCTTCCTCAACCGAGGTAGCTACAAACTGCTCTTGGGGGTTCTGGGAGACATAGGTGCATACTGGCAGAAGATCCCAGGGATCCAAATCTCCAAGTGATTTTCCATAGAGACGTATCACACCATCCATTTCTCCTGGAAAATATTTGGGGCAGACCCCACAAATGATCTTGGCGAGCGTAGTCTTTCCCCTGTTGAAGGGAGCAAGCAAGAGGGTCTTGCTTCCTGAGGGAATCTGCAGAGAAAGCCCACGAAAGAGTGGATCATTCTGTTTCCCTGTCCATGACTGGTAGGTGAAAGAGAGATGCTCTATGGAGAGTGCGTTGATCATGATCACCCTTAGACTTGGCCGGGAAGTTCGTCAAACCGTTTGGCGATGGTTCCATAGACCGTTTCATGAAGCGTTGCCAGCTCATCAGTGCTCAGATTGTCCGTGTAGATTGGTTTTCCAATGGAGACATATGCGTGAACACGCTTGAAGCCATGCAACTGTTCCAACCCAGCACGTAGTCCCTTGATGGTCATTGGCACGATAACAGAGTTTGAGCGGGTTGCTAGTTTCAGACTCCCTTTTTTCAATTCTCCGATGCTCCCACTCTTGCTTCTTGTTCCCTCAGGGAAGATCAACATGCTTTTTCCACTCTTGAGAAGTTCTACACCCCTAAGAATGGCATTGATGGCATCACGAGGACTGATTCGGTTGATGAAAACACAATCCAAGGCATAACACCAGAGGTTGATGACAGGAATCCGCTTAACTTCTGCCTTTGCCATAATGGATGCCCAAAGATTGACCGGCCCTACAAAGGCAGCTATGTCGAGCATGCTCTGATGGTTTGCCATGTAACATACTGACTTTTCCGGTGGAAGGTTCTCCTTTCCATCAACATGGACCTTGATCCCTAAAAAGAAAATGATGGAACTGCCAATAAAATGCCCACAAGCACGCAAATATCGATCCCCAGCTTTTCTGAAGCCGAGGAGGCGCAACAGGTATCCAAGAGGAAATGCATACACAAGTGAAAGCGCTATAATTGGGATTACAAATAATCCTGCAAATGCTATGCGTATCTTCTTCATGCATACTCCTCCCGCTAAGAAAAGTCCTGTGTCTTGTAGAGTTTTGCATACTGGCCATCAGCCTCAAGCAACTGCTCATGGGTTCCAGACTCTACCAGTTTACCCTCATCAAGTACCAAGATGCAATCTGCATGTTTGACGGTTGTCAGACGATGGGCAATGACAATAGCTGTTCGACCCTTTGAAAGACGGTGGAAAGCTTCATTGATCAACTCTTCACTCTCTGTATCCAAACTGCTGGTCGCCTCATCAAATATGAGAATCTGGGGATTTTTCAGGAATACCCGTGCAATGGAAATTCGTTGTTTCTGCCCACCGGAGAGCAGTGTACCCCTCTCCCCTACCTGGGTATCGAGTCCAAGTGGTAGTGAACGGACAAAATCTCCAAGATTTGCTGCGTCCAGTGCCAGCCAAAGCTGATCATCGGTTGCATCAACCTTTCCGTATTTCAGGTTCTCCCGGATTGTGTCATCGAAGAGGAATACATTCTGCTGGACAAACCCAATATTCTGCCTGAGGGAGTGCTGGGTCAGTTCCCGAATATCTTGCCCGTCAATCATCACCTTGCCTTCGCTTGGCTCATAGAAGCGAGGGATCAAGCTGGCAAAGGTACTTTTTCCAGCTCCTGACTCGCCTACCAATGCATAGGTAGAACCGCCGGGAACCGTGATATCCACATCCTTGAGGATCACCTCTGAAGAGTTTTCATAGGAGAAGGAGACATGGTCGAAACTGACTGTCCCATTCTGGATTTTCAGGCTCTTTGCATCCTTCACATCCTGGATGTCTGGGTGTTCATCCATCACCTGGGTGAATCGCTCAAAGCTTGCCATGCCTTGCTGCAGTTGCTCAGTGAAGTTGATCAGGCGATCAATGGGAGGGAGCACCACCCCAACATAGAGAATGAAGGTGACCAGATCATAGGACTGAACTTTTCCCATGAATATCAGCAACGTTCCACCGGCGATGGTACAGAAATAGTAGAGCTCACGGAAGAACCCCAAGATGGAGTGATAACTTCCCATCACCTTGTACTGCTCCATCTTGCTGTCACGTAGGATATCGTTGACGTGGTTGAATTTTGCTTCTTGGTAGGATTCACGGCCGTATGACTTGACCTCTCTAATCCCCATCAAGGAGTTCTCTACATTGCTGTTCACGTCAGCAACGGTTCTCCGTACTCGACGGAAGGTTGCCTTCATGCGTATTCCATAATACACCCCGTAGAACACCATGATCGGCAGGGGTATGAGGGAAACCAGAGCAAGGGGGACACTGTAGCTGAACATAAGAATGTAAGAACCCAGAATGGTAGCAACGCTTATGATCAAATCCTCAGGAGCATGGTGAGCCATCTCAGTGATCTGGAATAAGTCATTGGTGATACGACTCATCATATGCCCGGTCTTGGTCTTGTCAAAGAACCCAAAGGAGAGTTTTTGCAAGTGACCAAACAACTCGCTCCGCATATCAGTCTCCATCTTTACCCCAAGAATATGTCCCCAGGTTACCCGTATATACTGACAGATTGCCTGCAGTATGTAGATGAGGAGCATAAAGCCAAAGATGATGACCATATTCTTCAGATTCTGGTCAGGAATCTCCACCCTGAGCAATTGTCTGGTCAAGGTGGGAAAAAGAATCGAAAGGATTGAAGCAAAAATTGCCACCCCCATATCAAGGAAAAACAATCCCTTGTATGGACGATAGTAGGCGATGAACCGTTTGAGCATGCTACTTGTTTCTCCTGAACAACCGGGTGAAGAAATTCTGTTTCTTCTTCGGTTGGGTGGTCTCCTGCTTCTGAGCAACAGACGGCCTAGGGGCAGGGTCTTTTCTTACAGGACTCTCCTTCTTCACAGCAGGCTGGCTCTTCTTGGCCTCAGGGGATCCTTCAGGGATCTGACCCCCTTCACTCTTGTACTGCTGCTTGTAATAGGACAATCGCTCCTCAAGTGAGAGATTCTGGATCTCAGCATAGCTCTTGGAACCTGGACGACGACGTCTTTGAGGTTCCTGTGCTCTCTCCTGCCTTTCAGGTCTAGGCCCTCTGGGTTTGTTATCTCGATCGTCTCTTGCACGCTTTGGTCGGCCAGATGATTGTGGCTTCCCTCTCCTGGGTCCTCTGGACCCACCACGGGAAGGTTTTGAGCCACTTCTAGGTCCGCGACTTGGACGCCCACCATACTCGTCATCCCTCACCAAATCCCTGAAGGAGTATGAGGCACTCTTGTCCTCCACGGGTTCAAGGTCACCCTCCTCAGGCCAGATTACGGGAATCTTCATCTGAATGAAATTCTCTACTGCTTCCAGATTGAATACATACTCTTCATCTGCAAAGGTAATGGATTTACCACTCTTACCAGCACGGGCTGTACGGCCGATGCGGTGAACGTAGTTCTCAAAATCATCAGGAATATCGTAATTGACGACCAATTCCAAGTCATCAATCTGCAACCCACGGGCTGCAACATCAGTTGCCACAAGAAATCTGATCTTGCCTTCCTTCATGCGGTCAATTGTCTGTAACCGCTTTGATTGTGGCAGGTCTCCCATCAGGTACTTGGTCGGGTATCCGTTCAGTGAAAGCCGCTTAGAGACCTCAATGCATCGTGCTTTGGTATTGGTGAATACCAGACAGTTCTCTGGATTTTCTTTTTTCAGGAGTTGAAGGAAAAGTGAGAATTTCTCATCTTTTGCAACATGGAACAACTCCTGGGTAATTGCATTAACGGTGATTTCCTCAGGATTAACCTCTATCTCCGCTGGTTCATTCATGAACGACCAGGCAAGGTTACGGACCTTTGTACTGAGCGTTGCTGAGAACAACATGGTCTGTCGTTCAGTGCAATCACGAAGCAAGCTGAACATCTTCTGGATATCGGGATAGAAACCCATATCGAACATTCTGTCCGCCTCATCAACTACAAAGATGTCAAATTCTCTGAAGTCGATCTTATGCATCTTCTGGTAATCAAGAATACGGCCAGGGGTACAGACAAAGATATCACACCCCTTCTCCAGAATTTCATCCTGTTTCCCGTATCCTACTCCACCAAAGAAACTTCCGATCGTGAGGTCTTCGATACCTGATCCCAGGAGGATGGTATCTTCCTCAATCTGAACAGCCAATTCACGGGTTGGAGCAACAATCAATGCCTTCGGTTTGCCCTTTCCAGCCTTTATGGCCTGGACAAACGATTCAAGAATCGTCAACACATACACTGCGGTTTTTCCGCTTCCAGTCATTGACTGGACCATGACATCGCGACGAGAGAGGCTTGTGGGGAGTACTTTTTCCTGTACGTTGGTACAGTCACTAAAGCCTGCAGTCTCGATGCCTTTGAGCACTTGCTCACTTAAGGGTAATTCGGTAAATTTCATTCGTTCTATATTTCGCCTTTATAAGTAATTGCAGTATTAGCAATAAGAGAGGTTCTTTTTTCAAACCTTATGTTAGTAAGATAGAGGAAATTAAAAGCCTTGTCCACCTCTGCTAAAAGTGAACAGAATACTCATGATAAAATTTCACAACCCATATTGGATTGTGTTTTTTTAGGTTTACCTTTGTATCCTTGGAATCTAACACTCCAGGAAGAAGAAAAAAATGGTCAATCCTCCAACTCCCACTGCCTGACAAGACTGCTGATCTCACGGGTTACAGTATAAGCCTTTCCAACAATGTTACCATTGACGTGTGAAAGAGGCATTGCAGCCATGCTGGTTGCGGAGATGAACAGTTCATCATAGAAACCACCAACCACGTTATTCAAGGAAGGTGCTTCGTAGCGTATCTGCAAGCCCAACAGCTTTGCTGCCTTGATAACCCGATCCCGGGTGATACCCAACAAGACCTTCTCATCTTGTGCGGTGAAGAGCTGACCATCCTTGATCGCAAAGAAGTTGGAACGCGTCCCCTCCAGGATTTTCTGTTCCTCGTCAACCAAGAGAGCTTCGAAGCATCCCTGTCTTCTGGCTTCTTCCAGGGCAAGATAGTTCAGCAGGAGATTCCCCGTCTTTGCTCCAGGAAGCAGTCTCTCCCCTTCATAGGTGAGTGATTTCACACCTTCCGTATAGAAGGATTCTGGATAAGTCAGTATCTCACTCGTGGTGATGAACAGTTGTGGTTGCTTGCCTCCATAGATCTGGATTCTCAGCGAGGCTTTCTCAACCAGATCCACCTCGATCAGGGCATGTACCCAGGTGGCAATCTCTTCCCGGCTAAACGGATAGTCTAGATGTATAAGATGTGCAGAGTTCTCAAGCCTCAGGAGGTGGTCCTCCAGATGCACAGGGTGTGCCTGAATGACCCTGAGGGACTCATACACATAAAACCCTGACTGGACCTCTCTCTGGGTTACCGGTACTACCGCCTCACTCTGCAATATGATTTTTCCGTTGTAAACGGCATGTTCTCCAACCATTTGGTTCTCTTCTCCTAGGGGTACTTGATCAATTCGCGGGGTTTGCTCCCATTGGGTGGGCCAACATAGCCCAGCTCTTCCATCTGTTCAACCATACGGGCAGCTCGGTTGTACCCAATCTTCAGACGGCGCTGCAGATAGGAGGCTGAAGCACACTTACGTTCAACTACAATCGCAAGTGCTCTCTCCATCAACTCCTCATCATCGTTTGAATCAGCACCATCATCATCACTGCTCTCACTTGCCTTCGGCTCATCGTCCTCAAAGAATGACTCGTCGATATATTCAGGCTCACCTTGCGAACTCACAAATGCAACAACCTGTTCCACTTCATTATCACTGAGGAAAGATCCCTGTATCCGCTCGGTTGCAGGACTGCTGCTGGACATATAGAGCATGTCACCCTTACCAAGCAACTTATCTGCCCCAGGTTCATCAAGGATGATTCGACTATCGGTAGAGCTGGTAACAGCAAAAGCAATACGGGTTGGAATATTGTTCTTGATCACGCCGGTGATAACATCAACAGAAGGACGCTGTGTAGCCAAGACCAAGTGGATACCCACCGCACGGCTCATCGCGGCAAGACGACTGACCTTGCTCTCCATGTCCTTGCCAACAAGATGCATCAAATCTGCAAATTCATCGATAACCACCAGGATATAGGGAAGTTTCTCTCGCGCGAGGCGGCTGCTCTCTATCTTCTCGTTATACCCGATGATATTCCTGACACTCAACGCTTGCAGTAGTTTGTACCGCCTATCCATCTCATAGAGACAGAAATCTAGTGCCTTCAGGGTCTTTTTCGCATCAGTGATAACGGGAGTGAGCAGGTGGGGAATCCCATTATAGATATTCAACTCAACAATTTTTGGATCGACCAGGATCATCCTTACCTGCTTTGGGCTACGCCTGAACAGAACAGAACAGATCAAGGAGTTCACACATACACTCTTACCACTTCCAGTACTACCGGCAATCAGGAGATGAGGTGCCTTGATCACATCGACAACCACGGGGTCTCCCATCAGGCTGCGCCCCAATACCATGGGAATACCCAGAGACTTGGTAAGAGAGGGAAGCATTTCACGGAATCCTATGATATCCCGCTTAAGATTCGGAATCTCAACACCCACAGCAGATTTCCCAGGGATGGGTGCCACGATGCGGACCTGGGTGGCAGCAAGTGCAAGGGCAATGTTGTCTGAAAGATTCACGATTGAATTGACCCGCACCCCAGGAGCAGGAAGCAACTCAAACATGGTGACCGTGGGACCACGTACAATATTGGTCAATTCTGCATTTATATTGAACTGTTCCAGTGTTGCAACCAGAAGCTTACCCTGATTGACCGTCTGTTCATCGACCACATCACCAATCTGTGGATAGGTAACCAGAATGGACTCATCAGGATACTGATACGTGATTCGCTTACGGTTGATGAGAGCACTCCCTTCACTTCTGGAAGAGAGGCCACCCACACCGCTGGCACTCTCCAGAGGATCTTCTTCATGCTCCTTGCTCTCTGTCTGGACCGCTTCTCCTACCAGCTCACCACCACCAGTTGGCTGAGCAGTACTCTTGGGCGCAAAACCAGGTTCTGGAGTCATCTCAGATTTGGAAGTGACAGGAAGTGGCGATTCTGTCTTTGGCTGATTAGGACGGAAGAAGGGATCTTCCACCTCCCGATTAGAGGGGCGCTCCTCCTTTTCTCTTGGTTCATACTGAACTGAGAGAATGCGCTCCCTAATATTCATGTGTTGAGAGGGCTTTGCGGGAGGTTCTTCCCTCTTTCCTTGTTGCTCCTCCACGGCTTGAGCAAGCATGCTCCTTACCTTGCCTTGGGGTTCATTCCTTCGTGCATTATGCTTCCTGGGTGCCTTCCCTACCGCTTCCAAGGCACCCTGCAGGAACCCTGAGAGCTGAACAGGCTCTTTCTTATGCTTTTCCTCTTCTTTTGGTTGGGGATGTGTTTCAGCCTCTTGTTTCTGGGCTTCCAGTTCTCTCTGTTTTCTCTCCAGGTAGGTTAACCCATTATTACGTTTTCGCTCTTCCCCAAGTGTATGCAACGCTCCAATACTTACCTTTCCTACCTGCATCTCCTTCACCGCGATTGTATCATCCTGCGGCGTTCTTCGGTCACTCGGGGTATGCTTTCTTGACAAACTCTCCAGTGAAGGAACCTCAGCAATAGGGGGAAAAGCAACCTGTTGGTCTGCAAAGCTTACCCCTTCAACAACCTCTTCGGCTTCTACAGGTTTCTTGTTGAGAGTGATGGTTTCCTCTTCGTCCCCAGGAGTTTCTTGGTCTTTAAAACTGTGTCCTTTCTTCCTTTCTCGTTTCTCTTTTTTAACCTTGCCCATCTCTGCCCTGGCTGTCTTGTAGCGTTTCATCCCATCCCCAATCAATGTGAGAATGACAAAGAGAGCCATTTCAGCGAAGAAGATAAGCACTACACGGAAAGATGCACTACGCAGATTTTCGGGTATGGTTCGTATCAGGAGAGGGCGAGTACTTCCCTGCATAAGATGGCTGAGGGAATAGAGCGTATAGGCCATTACTCCAGTAAGAGGGATCAATACATAGAGAAAGCGATTCCTGACTCTGAAAGTAAAAATCATGATAGTCCAGAGGCCAAGCAGTACGGCAAGTGGGATGAGGGAAAAGGGTACAGGGGAAACGGTAAAGGAGAAGAAACGATTAAGAAGGGAGCTTGCCCAAGAGACTACGCTGAGTTCAATTCCGAGAGCCGGCAAAACTTCCAACGCTCCTACCAATAGTGTCAATAAGAGGCAAACCACCCCTGTAACGAGAGAACCTTTTCCTCTACCTTCCTTCACAACTTGCTCCTTTCTAGGTAAACACCCTTGCCATTAGATGGTATCAAATCTTTGTGAGAACGCAAAGCGTGCGATTTGCATCCAACTGGGGAACCGTGAGAGGGATAAACTGTGCACTCCACCTACTTTTGCATTGCGATGCAACCTGGTCCAGCTCTGCTTCAACCTGGTTAAGCAAGCCTTTATAGGCACAGACTACACCACCATCACTGAGGATGG
This sequence is a window from uncultured Sphaerochaeta sp.. Protein-coding genes within it:
- a CDS encoding ECF transporter S component, whose protein sequence is MQGNRNALKVAMVSVLTAVVVVFTMVVRIPTAKGYLNLCDVAICFIAFTFGPWSAFIAAGLGTALADLISGYAQWAPISFVVHGVEGLLVALIVQKKGDVLYPWEEKPSQPSFVSQQYPLGILHCLPCLSAQ
- a CDS encoding energy-coupling factor transporter transmembrane component T, producing the protein MTTNTYIAGTGWLYRFDPRAKILLMLLMCIWFFLPVSLLHLSIVVGLVVLSGSFNAGWHHAWRTFVSISPMLLFMVLFMPFNVRDGSPLLSIGGFTVITTEGLEQALRLMSRFIGITYVCTLLFATTVMHEVMLALRWYHLPYKASLVVTLAFTYIPFIADSFSQISESHRLREAEDEKKRKFGQRLKDLVPTLTSALVVALKSIPNLAMSLEMRGFGRDERRTSYHSLDAYHHVCTHFLLSCIIPVAFWFANIFF
- a CDS encoding ABC transporter ATP-binding protein is translated as MINALSIEHLSFTYQSWTGKQNDPLFRGLSLQIPSGSKTLLLAPFNRGKTTLAKIICGVCPKYFPGEMDGVIRLYGKSLGDLDPWDLLPVCTYVSQNPQEQFVATSVEEEIAFPLESMGMDRATMKARIEEAITHWGLQDLRTSSEQELSGGERKRVLLATMQAIDASFWLLDEAFDDLDQHWRDQLKDLIATSGKTVLVLASRYLGEFDDLFDQVLLLDEGVVVKGETNTLLPRFAHLCGDDLPSPLEREHELPAQRRMLSCQSLQAERSRVSTAESEHFTLEVPQFQLQSGELVTLVGPNGSGKSSFSRLLCGLDAPLGGQITIDGKQYEGKQLSKRVGYLFQSPDLQIFLPTVAEELSWSLKRRSDLSRKEIEKQVAACAELFSLDLDDTPTTMSYPLRKALQAAVYYLLDRPFYILDELDSALTYQSALSIIAHLRHNGAGILLITHDRQFADKVAQRSYTIEDGRLSAV
- a CDS encoding lysophospholipid acyltransferase family protein → MKKIRIAFAGLFVIPIIALSLVYAFPLGYLLRLLGFRKAGDRYLRACGHFIGSSIIFFLGIKVHVDGKENLPPEKSVCYMANHQSMLDIAAFVGPVNLWASIMAKAEVKRIPVINLWCYALDCVFINRISPRDAINAILRGVELLKSGKSMLIFPEGTRSKSGSIGELKKGSLKLATRSNSVIVPMTIKGLRAGLEQLHGFKRVHAYVSIGKPIYTDNLSTDELATLHETVYGTIAKRFDELPGQV
- a CDS encoding ABC transporter ATP-binding protein, which produces MLKRFIAYYRPYKGLFFLDMGVAIFASILSILFPTLTRQLLRVEIPDQNLKNMVIIFGFMLLIYILQAICQYIRVTWGHILGVKMETDMRSELFGHLQKLSFGFFDKTKTGHMMSRITNDLFQITEMAHHAPEDLIISVATILGSYILMFSYSVPLALVSLIPLPIMVFYGVYYGIRMKATFRRVRRTVADVNSNVENSLMGIREVKSYGRESYQEAKFNHVNDILRDSKMEQYKVMGSYHSILGFFRELYYFCTIAGGTLLIFMGKVQSYDLVTFILYVGVVLPPIDRLINFTEQLQQGMASFERFTQVMDEHPDIQDVKDAKSLKIQNGTVSFDHVSFSYENSSEVILKDVDITVPGGSTYALVGESGAGKSTFASLIPRFYEPSEGKVMIDGQDIRELTQHSLRQNIGFVQQNVFLFDDTIRENLKYGKVDATDDQLWLALDAANLGDFVRSLPLGLDTQVGERGTLLSGGQKQRISIARVFLKNPQILIFDEATSSLDTESEELINEAFHRLSKGRTAIVIAHRLTTVKHADCILVLDEGKLVESGTHEQLLEADGQYAKLYKTQDFS
- a CDS encoding DEAD/DEAH box helicase; its protein translation is MKFTELPLSEQVLKGIETAGFSDCTNVQEKVLPTSLSRRDVMVQSMTGSGKTAVYVLTILESFVQAIKAGKGKPKALIVAPTRELAVQIEEDTILLGSGIEDLTIGSFFGGVGYGKQDEILEKGCDIFVCTPGRILDYQKMHKIDFREFDIFVVDEADRMFDMGFYPDIQKMFSLLRDCTERQTMLFSATLSTKVRNLAWSFMNEPAEIEVNPEEITVNAITQELFHVAKDEKFSLFLQLLKKENPENCLVFTNTKARCIEVSKRLSLNGYPTKYLMGDLPQSKRLQTIDRMKEGKIRFLVATDVAARGLQIDDLELVVNYDIPDDFENYVHRIGRTARAGKSGKSITFADEEYVFNLEAVENFIQMKIPVIWPEEGDLEPVEDKSASYSFRDLVRDDEYGGRPSRGPRSGSKPSRGGSRGPRRGKPQSSGRPKRARDDRDNKPRGPRPERQERAQEPQRRRRPGSKSYAEIQNLSLEERLSYYKQQYKSEGGQIPEGSPEAKKSQPAVKKESPVRKDPAPRPSVAQKQETTQPKKKQNFFTRLFRRNK
- a CDS encoding aminotransferase class IV: MVGEHAVYNGKIILQSEAVVPVTQREVQSGFYVYESLRVIQAHPVHLEDHLLRLENSAHLIHLDYPFSREEIATWVHALIEVDLVEKASLRIQIYGGKQPQLFITTSEILTYPESFYTEGVKSLTYEGERLLPGAKTGNLLLNYLALEEARRQGCFEALLVDEEQKILEGTRSNFFAIKDGQLFTAQDEKVLLGITRDRVIKAAKLLGLQIRYEAPSLNNVVGGFYDELFISATSMAAMPLSHVNGNIVGKAYTVTREISSLVRQWELED
- a CDS encoding DNA translocase FtsK, which encodes MKEGRGKGSLVTGVVCLLLTLLVGALEVLPALGIELSVVSWASSLLNRFFSFTVSPVPFSLIPLAVLLGLWTIMIFTFRVRNRFLYVLIPLTGVMAYTLYSLSHLMQGSTRPLLIRTIPENLRSASFRVVLIFFAEMALFVILTLIGDGMKRYKTARAEMGKVKKEKRERKKGHSFKDQETPGDEEETITLNKKPVEAEEVVEGVSFADQQVAFPPIAEVPSLESLSRKHTPSDRRTPQDDTIAVKEMQVGKVSIGALHTLGEERKRNNGLTYLERKQRELEAQKQEAETHPQPKEEEKHKKEPVQLSGFLQGALEAVGKAPRKHNARRNEPQGKVRSMLAQAVEEQQGKREEPPAKPSQHMNIRERILSVQYEPREKEERPSNREVEDPFFRPNQPKTESPLPVTSKSEMTPEPGFAPKSTAQPTGGGELVGEAVQTESKEHEEDPLESASGVGGLSSRSEGSALINRKRITYQYPDESILVTYPQIGDVVDEQTVNQGKLLVATLEQFNINAELTNIVRGPTVTMFELLPAPGVRVNSIVNLSDNIALALAATQVRIVAPIPGKSAVGVEIPNLKRDIIGFREMLPSLTKSLGIPMVLGRSLMGDPVVVDVIKAPHLLIAGSTGSGKSVCVNSLICSVLFRRSPKQVRMILVDPKIVELNIYNGIPHLLTPVITDAKKTLKALDFCLYEMDRRYKLLQALSVRNIIGYNEKIESSRLAREKLPYILVVIDEFADLMHLVGKDMESKVSRLAAMSRAVGIHLVLATQRPSVDVITGVIKNNIPTRIAFAVTSSTDSRIILDEPGADKLLGKGDMLYMSSSSPATERIQGSFLSDNEVEQVVAFVSSQGEPEYIDESFFEDDEPKASESSDDDGADSNDDEELMERALAIVVERKCASASYLQRRLKIGYNRAARMVEQMEELGYVGPPNGSKPRELIKYP